One stretch of Elephas maximus indicus isolate mEleMax1 chromosome 22, mEleMax1 primary haplotype, whole genome shotgun sequence DNA includes these proteins:
- the TRAFD1 gene encoding TRAF-type zinc finger domain-containing protein 1, which yields MAEFLDDQDTRLCDNCKKEIPVFNFTIHEIHCQRNIGVCPVCKEPFPKCDMETHMATEHCQVTCKCNKKLEKRQLKTHEETECPLRLALCQHCDLELSVLKLKDHEDYCGARTELCGSCGRNVLVKDRKTHPEVCGKDGEEKREVVALPPNADDELWRQDGMWTASHLRQIDALVPPMRLPRRHLRSFESDLVHSRTTSQRNMPTQFPIQNNLLEEQERQERNRSRQPPKEGGEDSANLDFMLALSLQNEGQAPHMAEQDFWRAVCEADQSRGGPRALSDIKGAAGETMLPCEFCEELYPEELLIDHQTSCNPSCALPPLSTGSSPLKVVEDPDVIFQKFLQQANQLESLMGLPNSPPVEDSIIIPCEFCGVQLEEEVLFHHQDQCDQRPATANHHVMEGFPRQDSRPRETSPELPRRRVRHQGDLSSGYMDDTKQETAKGPTYPGPPNRPINNMMATYNRLSKSMSGPRPGCQPSPPRVLKLNNSDSQDIRGQNGNGHNGAVAPGHISVIHPVRNLYPENLVPSFPRGPAGRYGASGRSEGGRNSRVTAPAASYRNRTAKAKSPKQQGAGDVEEEEE from the exons ATGGCCGAATTTCTAGATGACCAGGACACTCGACTATGTGACAACTG CAAAAAAGAAATTCCTGTGTTTAACTTTACCATCCATGAGATCCACTGTCAAAGGAACATTGGTGTGTGTCCTGTCTGCAAGGAACCATTTCCCAAATGTGACATGGAGACTCACATGGCTACAGAACACTGCCAG GTGACCTGCAAATGTAACAAGAAGTTGGAGAAGAGGCAGTTAAAGACGCATGAG GAGACCGAGTGCCCCCTGCGGCTTGCCCTCTGTCAGCACTGTGATTTGGAACTATcagttctcaaactgaaggaccaTGAAGATTACTGTGGGGCCCGGACGGAGCTGTGTGGCAGTTGTGGGCGCAATGTCCTGGTGAAGGATCGGAAGACACACCCTGAAGTTTGTGGGAAAGAcggggaggagaagagagaggtGGTTGCCCTGCCACCTAATGCTGATGATGAGCTTTGGCGTCAAGATGGAATGTGGACGGCATCCCATCTTAGACAGATTGACGCTCTGGTCCCACCCATGAGGCTGCCCCGGAGGCACCTGAGATCCTTTGAATCAGACCTTGTCCACAGTAGGACTACCAGCCAAAGGAACATGCCAACCCAGTTTCCAATTCAGAATAACCTGC ttgaagaaCAAGAAAGGCAGGAGAGGAATAGAAGCCGCCAGCCCCCCAAAGAAGGTGGTGAAGATAGTGCAAACTTGGACTTCATGTTGGCCCTAAGTCTTCAGAACGAGGGTCAGGCCCCCCACATGGCAGAACAGGACTTCTGGAGGGCGGTATGTGAGGCAGACCAGTCCCGGGGAGGGCCCAGGGCTCTGAGTGACATAAAGG GTGCGGCCGGCGAGACCATGTTGCCTTGTGAATTCTGTGAGGAGCTCTACCCAGAAGAACTGCTGATTGACCACCAG ACAAGCTGTAACCCTTCATGTGCCTTACCTCCGCTCAGTACGGGCAGCTCTCCCCTCAAAGTGGTGGAGGACCCTGATGTCATCTTCCAGAAGTTTCTGCAGCAGGCTAACCAGTTAGAGTCTTTGATGGGCCTGCCCAATTCACCCCCTGTGGAAGACAGCATCATCATCCCCTGTGAATTCTGTGGGGTGCAGCTGGAAGAGGAGGTGCTGTTTCATCACCAG GACCAGTGTGACCAACGCCCAGCCACCGCAAACCACCATGTGATGGAGGGGTTTCCCAGACAGGATTCCCGGCCTCGAGAAACCTCACCAGAGCTGCCCAGGAGGCGTGTCAGACACCAGG GAGACCTGTCTTCTGGCTACATGGATGACACCAAGCAGGAAACGGCTAAAGGGCCCACCTACCCTGGGCCCCCCAACAGACCCATTAACAATATGATGGCTACCTATAACCGACTGTCAAAGTCCATGTCAGGCCCCAGGCCTGGGTGCCAGCCCAGCCCTCCTCGTGTCTTGAAGCTCAACAACTCTGACAGCCAGGACATCCGGGGACAGAATGGCAATGGCCATAATGGGGCCGTGGCCCCTGGGCACATTTCAGTGATTCACCCTGTTCGAAACCTCTACCCAGAGAACCTTGTGCCCTCCTTCCCCCGCGGGCCTGCAGGGAGATACGGAGCAAG TGGTAGGAGTGAAGGTGGCAGGAACTCCCGGGTCACCGCCCCAGCCGCCAGCTACCGTAATAGAACTGCAAAG GCAAAAAGCCCCAAACAGCAGGGAGCTGGGGatgtggaggaggaagaggagtag